A stretch of the Polyangiaceae bacterium genome encodes the following:
- a CDS encoding glucosyltransferase-I has translation MRHVYLVALAIGACRPSQERATPDAAPSAQAVATASARAAPPSEVPGSQPVALAMLPAAEPLCVDDGWCWQSPLPQGNNLYGVWGEGERAFAVGKAGTILVHDGKAWAYQESGTHRTLNAISGTGPDDVWAAGDGGTVVRFDGKRWQAEKTGADFGLNGIWALDSKNVYAVGKDGLALRFDGKEWQRQETGAGFELKGVWGAGNTVIAIGRNGAVVRNDGSGWKNESISTTPYLRAIWGSSLEDVFAVGTPGDPVYRNQGQGWKPMASGTVESRRALFGSGAKQVWAVGDVGQLTRFDGERWTAEGRLPVGETGGLWHSPKSEVIVVGPAGRTFHLQGGAWKGYPSPTYARLLGVWGSGPKNVWAVGERGTLLHYDGAAWSTRPSGSTEYLAAVSGRGDKDVFAVGLRGTVLHFDGNEWKRQSSGVTEVLGGVWCGPSATVAVGRGGTIIRYDGGAWRREPSGTQVFLNAVWGTGEQLFAVGEGGTVLRFDGAAWKPQESGTRAILTAVWGSGPKDVFAVGHDGTVVHYDGARWKPMTAGLGAIAAKKEIFHGVWGSGPKDVWAVAAGGIVMHYDGATWKTSTERGGLVLTGVWGSAADEVFAVGWDGTILRRGRGKQ, from the coding sequence ATGAGGCACGTGTATCTCGTGGCGTTGGCCATCGGAGCTTGCCGGCCCTCGCAGGAGCGAGCGACGCCGGACGCCGCACCGTCCGCGCAAGCGGTCGCGACCGCCTCGGCCAGGGCGGCGCCCCCGTCGGAGGTCCCCGGCTCGCAGCCCGTCGCCCTCGCGATGCTCCCCGCCGCCGAGCCGCTCTGCGTGGACGACGGCTGGTGCTGGCAGAGCCCGCTGCCGCAAGGGAACAACCTGTACGGCGTGTGGGGCGAGGGCGAGCGCGCCTTCGCCGTGGGCAAAGCGGGGACCATCCTGGTCCACGACGGCAAGGCGTGGGCGTACCAGGAGAGCGGCACGCACAGGACGCTGAACGCCATCTCCGGCACCGGCCCGGACGACGTGTGGGCGGCGGGCGACGGAGGCACGGTGGTGCGCTTCGACGGCAAGCGCTGGCAGGCCGAGAAGACCGGCGCCGACTTCGGGCTCAACGGCATCTGGGCGCTCGACTCGAAGAACGTCTACGCCGTCGGCAAGGACGGGCTCGCACTGCGTTTCGACGGCAAGGAGTGGCAACGTCAGGAGACCGGCGCCGGGTTCGAGCTCAAGGGTGTCTGGGGTGCCGGGAACACCGTGATCGCCATCGGACGCAATGGCGCCGTGGTGCGTAACGACGGCAGCGGGTGGAAGAACGAGAGCATCTCGACCACGCCCTACCTGCGCGCGATCTGGGGCAGCTCCCTCGAGGACGTCTTCGCCGTGGGCACGCCCGGCGATCCCGTGTACCGCAACCAGGGACAGGGCTGGAAACCCATGGCCTCGGGCACCGTCGAGAGCCGCCGCGCGCTCTTCGGCAGCGGGGCGAAGCAAGTCTGGGCGGTCGGCGACGTCGGTCAGCTGACGCGCTTCGACGGCGAGCGCTGGACCGCAGAGGGCCGCTTGCCGGTCGGCGAGACCGGCGGGCTTTGGCACTCGCCAAAGAGTGAGGTCATCGTCGTCGGTCCGGCCGGCCGCACCTTCCACCTCCAGGGCGGCGCCTGGAAGGGCTACCCGAGCCCCACCTACGCGCGCCTGCTCGGTGTGTGGGGCTCCGGCCCGAAGAACGTTTGGGCGGTGGGCGAGAGGGGCACGCTGCTGCACTACGACGGGGCCGCGTGGAGCACGCGCCCGTCGGGCTCCACGGAGTACCTGGCCGCGGTCTCCGGCCGGGGCGACAAGGACGTGTTCGCCGTCGGCCTGCGCGGCACCGTCCTGCACTTCGACGGCAACGAGTGGAAGCGCCAGTCGAGCGGAGTGACCGAGGTCCTGGGCGGCGTCTGGTGCGGACCCAGCGCGACCGTGGCCGTGGGCCGCGGCGGCACGATCATCCGGTACGACGGCGGCGCCTGGAGACGCGAGCCGAGCGGGACGCAGGTCTTCCTGAACGCGGTCTGGGGCACCGGGGAGCAGCTCTTCGCCGTGGGTGAGGGCGGCACGGTGCTCCGCTTCGACGGCGCCGCGTGGAAACCCCAGGAGAGCGGCACCCGTGCCATCTTGACCGCGGTCTGGGGCAGCGGGCCGAAGGACGTCTTCGCCGTCGGTCACGACGGCACGGTGGTCCACTACGACGGGGCGCGCTGGAAGCCGATGACGGCAGGCCTCGGCGCCATCGCCGCGAAGAAGGAGATCTTCCACGGCGTCTGGGGCAGCGGGCCGAAGGACGTCTGGGCCGTCGCCGCCGGCGGCATCGTCATGCACTACGACGGCGCGACCTGGAAGACCTCGACCGAGCGCGGCGGCCTGGTGCTCACCGGAGTCTGGGGCAGCGCCGCCGACGAGGTGTTCGCGGTGGGCTGGGACGGGACGATCCTCCGGCGCGGGCGGGGGAAGCAGTAG
- a CDS encoding PIN domain-containing protein, giving the protein MIIADTGFWLALANSRDRHHQAAKRALTSLSEPLITTWLVVGETCHLLATRLGVDAELAFLDGVARKAVEIFPLSVDHVPRALELVEKYRSLPMDLADASLVILAEELGSGRILSTDQRDFRTYRWKSRKPFQNLLEL; this is encoded by the coding sequence ATGATCATCGCCGACACGGGGTTCTGGCTCGCGCTGGCAAACTCCCGCGATCGGCATCACCAGGCCGCCAAGCGCGCGCTCACGAGCCTCTCCGAGCCGCTGATCACGACCTGGCTGGTGGTCGGTGAGACGTGTCACCTGCTCGCGACTCGGCTGGGCGTCGACGCGGAGCTGGCGTTTCTGGACGGCGTCGCTCGAAAGGCGGTCGAGATCTTCCCGCTGTCGGTCGATCATGTGCCGCGCGCGCTGGAGCTGGTGGAGAAGTACCGCTCGCTTCCCATGGACCTCGCGGACGCGTCCCTCGTGATCCTCGCCGAGGAGCTCGGCTCTGGACGGATCCTGTCGACCGATCAGCGTGACTTTCGGACGTATCGGTGGAAGTCGCGCAAGCCCTTTCAGAACCTGCTCGAGCTCTAG
- a CDS encoding CopG family transcriptional regulator, with the protein MTESRINARLDRATARKLALLKRRTGLTTSEIIRDALEKLYQEVGAPSAAAAILERSGFIGCAAGPEDLSASYKRLQGETLKRKAT; encoded by the coding sequence ATGACGGAGTCCCGTATCAACGCTCGACTGGATCGCGCGACGGCGAGGAAGCTCGCGTTGCTCAAGCGCCGCACGGGTCTCACCACGTCCGAGATAATCAGAGATGCCTTGGAGAAGCTGTACCAGGAGGTCGGCGCTCCCAGTGCGGCCGCGGCGATCCTGGAGCGGAGCGGCTTCATCGGGTGTGCGGCCGGGCCCGAGGATCTGTCGGCGAGCTACAAGCGTTTGCAGGGGGAGACTCTGAAGCGGAAAGCAACATGA
- a CDS encoding 2-oxoacid:acceptor oxidoreductase family protein yields the protein MTTGSAFFEHFDRHAHGKGLKGATTHYCPGCGHGLAHKYLAEALVELGVQDRTVMVSPVGCAVFLFYYFDTGNTQAAHGRAPAVALGHKLANPSSIVVSYQGDGDLASIGLAEIMHAAQLGIPISVVFINNAIYGMTGGQMAPTTLMGQWSSTTPEGRGPMQGPPMKVSEVIAQLDGAMYVERCALFDQKQRKRAKVAIKKALQLQVEGKGFGFVEILSECPTHWRMTSQESEAHVRDVLTRVYPLGVVKDASREAWFALEKPSFDAGQLLEVVDAGREPPPTFCKKFPEHFDPVDVSIKLAGSGGDGAQTVALLVTKAAINEGFDATHIPSYGPESRGGTSYADVHIAKEEVLSPGAPSPHVLIAFNAPSLDKFSETVRPGGVVIYDSSVISHQPKVAEGVRVIAVPCAAVAQSLGNVMVKNVVALGALQEATKLLEEESFLTVLRRSLKSKAALIPLNEEAFRWGVKAVREGIEKLD from the coding sequence ATGACCACCGGCTCCGCCTTCTTCGAGCACTTCGATCGTCACGCTCACGGCAAGGGCCTGAAGGGCGCGACCACGCACTACTGCCCCGGCTGTGGCCACGGCCTGGCGCACAAGTACCTGGCCGAGGCCCTGGTCGAGCTGGGCGTCCAGGACCGCACCGTAATGGTATCGCCGGTCGGCTGCGCAGTGTTCCTGTTCTACTACTTCGACACCGGCAACACCCAGGCCGCCCACGGGCGCGCGCCGGCGGTGGCCCTGGGCCACAAGCTCGCGAACCCGAGCTCCATCGTCGTCTCCTATCAGGGCGACGGCGATCTGGCCTCCATCGGCCTGGCGGAGATCATGCACGCGGCGCAGCTCGGCATCCCGATCAGCGTGGTGTTCATCAACAACGCCATCTACGGCATGACCGGCGGCCAGATGGCGCCGACCACGCTGATGGGTCAGTGGTCGAGCACCACGCCGGAGGGTCGCGGTCCGATGCAGGGGCCGCCCATGAAGGTGAGCGAGGTGATCGCCCAGCTCGACGGCGCGATGTACGTGGAGCGCTGCGCGCTGTTCGACCAGAAGCAGCGGAAGCGCGCGAAGGTCGCGATCAAGAAGGCGCTCCAGCTCCAGGTCGAGGGTAAGGGCTTCGGCTTCGTGGAGATCCTCTCGGAGTGTCCGACCCACTGGCGCATGACCAGCCAGGAGTCGGAGGCCCACGTGCGTGACGTGCTCACCCGGGTCTACCCGCTCGGCGTGGTGAAGGACGCGAGCCGCGAGGCCTGGTTCGCCCTCGAGAAACCGAGCTTCGACGCGGGGCAGTTGCTCGAGGTGGTGGACGCCGGGCGCGAGCCGCCGCCGACGTTCTGCAAGAAGTTCCCGGAGCACTTCGATCCGGTGGACGTCTCGATCAAGCTCGCAGGCTCCGGCGGCGACGGCGCGCAGACCGTGGCGCTCCTGGTCACCAAGGCGGCCATCAACGAGGGCTTCGACGCGACCCACATCCCGAGCTACGGGCCCGAGTCCCGCGGCGGCACGAGCTACGCCGACGTACACATCGCGAAGGAAGAGGTGCTCTCGCCCGGAGCGCCTTCGCCCCACGTGCTCATCGCCTTCAACGCGCCCAGCCTCGACAAGTTCTCCGAGACCGTGCGCCCCGGCGGCGTCGTGATCTACGACTCGAGCGTGATCTCGCACCAGCCCAAGGTCGCCGAGGGCGTGCGCGTCATCGCGGTGCCCTGCGCCGCCGTCGCCCAGAGCCTGGGCAACGTCATGGTCAAGAACGTGGTCGCCCTGGGCGCGCTGCAAGAAGCCACGAAGCTGCTCGAAGAGGAGTCGTTCCTCACCGTGCTGCGCCGTAGCCTGAAGAGCAAAGCGGCGCTCATCCCGCTGAACGAAGAGGCCTTCCGCTGGGGCGTGAAGGCGGTGCGCGAGGGGATCGAGAAGCTGGATTGA
- a CDS encoding 4Fe-4S binding protein, with translation MAKERPEVLITSELCKGCGRCIEACPKHAIALGTDINQTSGLIPVHIDYEICNHCGLCISACPEPYGLGHEVYELEHPAQLFGEKAPRPKPESVPSRRIALPKVEPMVLKGNHAAAVGALLAGCRHVFGYPITPSTEGAELLAKLLPKLHGVFLQACSEVATVNHMYGCGGAGLPTMTFTSSPGFSLMLEGISYMIGAELPAVFINVMRPGPGLGYIGPEQADIKLACRGLGHGNTHAIVLAPTSPQEMLDLTLEAFELSFKYRNPVVVAADGFLGQITGRVTLPDYMVEPGLPDWAVWGDAAHAGNLNSSIFQDWHDLEQHNEKISAKYREMQKNEQRSKGYRTEDARTLVVACNTPARMSKAAVESLRREGRPVGLFQPITLWPFPINDLKQLLGHVDRLVVVEASDGQLEDEMRLAMQHAGIHGVDIHHLRHMGGILPAAKEVYDTVRPLTEVVQ, from the coding sequence ATGGCCAAGGAAAGACCCGAGGTCCTCATCACCTCCGAGCTGTGCAAGGGGTGTGGGCGCTGCATCGAGGCGTGCCCGAAGCATGCCATCGCGCTCGGGACCGACATCAACCAGACGTCGGGCCTCATCCCGGTCCACATCGACTACGAGATCTGCAACCACTGCGGCCTGTGCATCAGCGCCTGCCCGGAGCCCTACGGCCTGGGCCACGAGGTGTACGAGCTGGAGCACCCGGCCCAGCTGTTCGGCGAGAAGGCCCCGCGGCCGAAGCCCGAGAGCGTCCCCTCCCGGCGCATCGCCCTGCCCAAGGTCGAGCCCATGGTGCTGAAGGGCAACCACGCCGCGGCGGTCGGGGCGCTGCTCGCCGGCTGCCGCCACGTCTTCGGCTACCCCATCACGCCCTCGACCGAGGGGGCCGAGCTGCTCGCCAAGCTCCTGCCGAAGCTGCACGGCGTGTTCCTCCAGGCCTGCAGCGAGGTCGCCACCGTGAACCACATGTACGGCTGCGGCGGTGCGGGCCTGCCGACCATGACCTTCACCAGCTCCCCGGGTTTCAGCCTGATGCTGGAGGGGATCTCCTACATGATCGGCGCGGAGCTCCCGGCGGTGTTCATCAACGTGATGCGCCCGGGGCCGGGCCTCGGTTACATCGGTCCGGAGCAGGCCGACATCAAGCTCGCTTGTCGGGGGCTCGGTCATGGCAACACCCACGCCATCGTGCTGGCCCCGACCTCGCCGCAGGAGATGCTCGATCTCACCCTGGAGGCCTTCGAGCTCTCGTTCAAGTACCGGAATCCGGTGGTCGTCGCCGCCGACGGCTTCCTGGGTCAGATCACGGGCCGGGTGACCTTGCCCGACTACATGGTCGAGCCGGGGCTGCCCGACTGGGCGGTGTGGGGTGACGCCGCGCACGCAGGCAACCTGAACAGCTCCATCTTCCAGGACTGGCACGACCTCGAGCAACACAACGAGAAGATCAGCGCCAAGTACCGCGAGATGCAGAAGAACGAGCAGCGCTCCAAGGGCTACCGCACCGAGGACGCGCGCACGCTGGTCGTCGCCTGTAACACCCCGGCGCGCATGTCGAAGGCGGCGGTCGAGAGCTTGCGCCGCGAGGGGCGCCCAGTCGGGCTGTTCCAGCCCATCACGCTCTGGCCCTTCCCGATAAACGACCTGAAGCAGCTGCTCGGCCACGTCGACCGCCTGGTGGTGGTCGAGGCCAGCGACGGACAGCTGGAAGACGAGATGCGCCTGGCGATGCAGCACGCTGGAATCCACGGCGTGGACATCCACCACCTGCGCCACATGGGCGGGATCCTGCCGGCAGCCAAGGAAGTCTACGACACCGTTCGCCCCCTCACGGAGGTAGTGCAATGA
- a CDS encoding DUF924 domain-containing protein has product MTPVMSEIDEVLSFWLGGDADPAGDVSDETFARYWRKDPSFDAELRERFGALAERAARGELDAWAATPRGRVALVILLDQLSRNLYRGDPKSFAQDDKAAALAVAGLDAGEHRTLRPMQAYFLIMPLMHAEDLGLQERCVELFDELAQFVSEPGLRKRFEGGADFARRHRDIVARFGRFPHRNVTLSRASTPEELEFLKQPGSGF; this is encoded by the coding sequence ATGACTCCGGTCATGTCCGAAATCGACGAGGTGCTGAGCTTCTGGCTGGGCGGCGACGCCGATCCCGCGGGCGACGTCTCCGACGAGACCTTCGCCCGCTACTGGCGCAAAGACCCGAGCTTCGACGCCGAGCTCCGGGAGCGCTTCGGCGCGCTCGCGGAGCGGGCAGCGCGGGGCGAGCTCGACGCGTGGGCCGCCACGCCCCGCGGGCGGGTCGCGCTGGTCATCCTGCTCGATCAGCTCTCACGCAATTTGTACCGGGGCGACCCGAAGAGCTTCGCGCAAGACGACAAGGCGGCCGCGCTCGCCGTGGCTGGGCTCGACGCCGGCGAGCACCGCACGCTCCGGCCGATGCAGGCCTACTTCCTGATCATGCCGCTGATGCACGCCGAGGATCTCGGGCTGCAAGAGCGCTGCGTCGAGCTGTTCGACGAGCTCGCGCAGTTCGTGAGCGAGCCCGGGCTCCGGAAACGCTTCGAAGGCGGCGCCGACTTCGCGCGCCGCCACCGCGACATCGTGGCACGCTTCGGTCGCTTCCCGCACCGGAACGTGACGCTCAGCCGCGCGTCCACGCCGGAGGAGCTCGAGTTCCTGAAGCAGCCGGGATCGGGGTTCTGA
- a CDS encoding NAD-dependent epimerase/dehydratase family protein: protein MKVVVTGGSGQLGSLVLARLAQSRKVKRIVSLDLVPPSIPSAKLDWKIADLRDPGLDRHFEGADALMHFAFVVARRTPREVMYAVNVEGSRRMFEHALKAGLRTVVYSSSASAYGNPPGRTGPLTESSPRVRWTELPYAADKFDVEAFLDELEPAHPELRVVRLRPGILVGRRIAHDLGRSLVSRVLVEVTPAPMPLVWDEDVADAAMTALLGDARGAFNLVADEQKSPGELARATGFRLIRVPRRAFAVAAPLLGKLSNTDASWFEAVDAHLPASSERAKRELGWSPHCPTVTEVLRNFDAVTPRRLDRRLAVYFRLVDTLGRRVPPNLPDDARRVSLDIHLDLTGPRGGDFGWHIHEGKVRLSPGIPRPPSASITLSPETLLALLTGQDDLSTARMAGRVRVNGEPTAGLAFAGMITVFRNNARKSGLEGAVARRLERWFSGEKG from the coding sequence GTGAAGGTCGTCGTCACGGGTGGGTCCGGCCAGCTCGGCTCGCTGGTGCTCGCGCGCCTGGCGCAGAGCCGAAAGGTGAAGCGCATCGTCTCGCTGGATCTCGTGCCGCCCAGCATCCCGAGCGCGAAGCTGGACTGGAAGATCGCCGACCTGCGCGATCCGGGCCTCGACCGCCACTTCGAGGGCGCCGACGCTCTGATGCACTTCGCCTTCGTCGTGGCTCGCCGGACGCCGCGCGAGGTGATGTATGCGGTCAACGTCGAGGGAAGCCGGCGCATGTTCGAGCACGCCCTGAAGGCCGGGCTCCGAACGGTCGTCTACAGCTCGTCCGCCTCGGCTTACGGCAACCCGCCGGGCCGCACCGGGCCGCTGACGGAGAGCTCGCCGCGCGTGCGCTGGACGGAGCTGCCCTACGCCGCCGACAAGTTCGACGTCGAGGCCTTCCTCGACGAGCTCGAGCCCGCGCACCCGGAGCTCCGCGTCGTGCGGCTGCGCCCGGGTATCCTGGTCGGCCGGCGCATCGCCCACGATCTGGGCCGCTCGCTGGTCTCGCGCGTGTTGGTCGAGGTCACGCCGGCGCCGATGCCGCTGGTGTGGGACGAGGACGTCGCCGACGCCGCGATGACGGCGCTCCTCGGCGACGCCCGCGGCGCCTTCAACCTGGTGGCGGACGAGCAGAAGTCGCCCGGCGAGCTGGCCCGCGCCACCGGCTTCCGGCTGATCCGCGTGCCGCGGCGGGCGTTCGCCGTTGCGGCGCCGCTGCTCGGCAAGCTGAGTAACACGGACGCGTCCTGGTTCGAGGCGGTGGACGCTCACTTGCCCGCGTCGTCCGAGCGTGCGAAACGCGAGCTCGGCTGGTCGCCCCACTGTCCGACGGTGACGGAGGTGCTCCGCAACTTCGACGCCGTGACGCCACGCCGGCTCGACCGGCGACTCGCGGTCTACTTCCGCCTGGTGGACACCCTCGGCCGGCGGGTGCCGCCGAACCTGCCCGACGACGCGAGGCGCGTGAGCCTCGACATCCACCTGGATCTCACCGGCCCTCGCGGCGGCGACTTCGGCTGGCACATCCACGAGGGCAAGGTGCGCCTCTCACCCGGCATTCCGCGCCCGCCCAGCGCCAGCATCACGCTCTCGCCGGAGACTTTGCTCGCGCTCCTGACCGGGCAGGACGACCTGTCCACGGCGCGGATGGCCGGTCGCGTGCGCGTGAACGGGGAGCCGACGGCGGGACTGGCGTTCGCCGGCATGATCACCGTGTTCCGCAACAACGCGCGAAAGTCCGGCCTCGAAGGCGCGGTCGCGCGCCGCCTCGAGCGCTGGTTCTCCGGAGAGAAGGGCTAG
- a CDS encoding hydrolase, which translates to MQSGGRTRTSLLHVPDKYDPGKAAMLVLNFHGFMSAGWQQALLTRMSQESDQRGFIVAYPEGVAASWNAGACCGTAWTDSVDDVKFVRELLDEIEGKWCIDKKRIYATGMSNGGFFSHRLACEASDRIAAVAPVAGVLGVDPAKCSPYRPVPILDFHGTSDGMVPYNGGTPLVPQLGLGLVFRSVPETMEFWHKKNGCSTFEQQFYASGDATCVSWPDCKGGVGTAHCKIDGGGHTWPGGIAIPAGKTSTDISATTTMLDFFEAHPMP; encoded by the coding sequence ATCCAGAGCGGGGGCCGCACGCGCACCTCGCTCCTGCACGTGCCGGACAAATACGACCCGGGCAAGGCCGCGATGCTGGTGCTGAACTTCCACGGCTTCATGTCCGCGGGCTGGCAGCAGGCGCTGCTCACGCGCATGAGTCAGGAGAGTGATCAGCGCGGCTTCATCGTGGCCTATCCCGAGGGAGTGGCGGCGAGCTGGAACGCGGGCGCCTGCTGCGGCACCGCGTGGACGGACAGCGTGGACGACGTGAAGTTCGTTCGCGAACTGCTCGACGAGATCGAGGGCAAGTGGTGCATCGACAAGAAGCGCATCTACGCCACCGGCATGTCGAACGGCGGCTTCTTCTCCCACCGGCTGGCCTGCGAGGCTAGCGACCGCATCGCCGCCGTCGCTCCCGTGGCCGGCGTCCTCGGCGTCGACCCGGCCAAGTGCAGTCCCTACCGCCCGGTGCCGATCTTGGACTTCCACGGCACATCCGACGGCATGGTGCCCTACAACGGCGGCACGCCGCTGGTGCCGCAGCTCGGTCTCGGGCTGGTGTTCCGCTCGGTGCCGGAGACGATGGAATTCTGGCACAAGAAGAACGGCTGCTCGACCTTCGAGCAACAGTTCTACGCGAGCGGCGACGCCACCTGCGTGAGCTGGCCGGACTGCAAGGGCGGGGTGGGGACGGCGCACTGCAAGATCGACGGCGGCGGCCACACCTGGCCCGGCGGCATCGCGATCCCGGCGGGCAAGACCTCCACGGACATCAGCGCCACGACCACCATGCTGGACTTCTTCGAAGCGCACCCGATGCCTTAG
- a CDS encoding SUMF1/EgtB/PvdO family nonheme iron enzyme, giving the protein MANLRVLVRSLSALGVVSYLAVSCGGDDRPGNIPHGTGATGGGDASSGGGSGGSGGSGGSGGTTGGAGGTGGTTGGTGGTSDAGTDQSVDSPTDVGSDSPGDAGDGEASLPPHCSNTQKDADETDVDCGGKDCAGCDTGKVCAVATDCASKKCNSTNKICDPPLCTDGIKNGAESDTDCGGANCPLCADTKTCNSGTDCASGVCAGAPKTCQVPNCSDNVKNGNEGDKDCGGTCPSKCSLGQSCKAAADCGSNVCTTSQCKCPAGMALVAATGGGSYCIDQLEVSYEQYETFWQAGPTFNLPACSWNTSYTPTSNWPASSFNKKKPVRNVDWCDAWAYCQWAGKRLCGKQNGGAVAYGDFASAAQSQWMNACTAGVNTYPYGSAFVAGNCVGQGYAFPDAGVGPQDVNRSANNCLGAAPGLYDMSGNVAEWEDSCNGTTGTGDDCRVRGGSYPDGSAALECKADRSLKRDAKLDDVGFRCCFP; this is encoded by the coding sequence ATGGCCAACTTGCGCGTGCTGGTTCGGAGCCTTTCGGCCCTCGGAGTCGTCTCGTATCTGGCGGTGTCCTGCGGCGGAGACGACCGGCCCGGGAACATCCCCCACGGAACCGGCGCTACGGGCGGAGGGGACGCCTCGAGCGGCGGCGGCAGCGGCGGCAGCGGCGGCAGCGGCGGCAGCGGCGGAACGACAGGGGGCGCTGGCGGAACCGGCGGCACGACCGGAGGGACCGGCGGGACCAGCGACGCCGGCACCGACCAGAGCGTGGACTCCCCGACAGATGTGGGCAGCGACTCTCCCGGCGACGCTGGCGACGGCGAGGCGAGCCTGCCCCCGCATTGTTCGAACACCCAGAAGGACGCGGACGAGACCGACGTGGATTGTGGCGGCAAGGACTGCGCCGGGTGCGACACGGGTAAGGTCTGCGCGGTCGCCACGGACTGCGCCAGCAAGAAGTGCAACAGCACGAACAAGATCTGCGACCCGCCGCTGTGCACGGACGGCATCAAGAACGGAGCGGAGTCCGACACCGACTGCGGTGGCGCCAACTGCCCGCTCTGCGCGGACACCAAGACGTGCAACTCGGGGACGGACTGCGCGAGCGGCGTCTGCGCGGGCGCACCGAAGACCTGTCAGGTTCCAAACTGCTCTGACAACGTGAAGAACGGGAACGAGGGAGACAAGGACTGCGGCGGCACGTGCCCGTCGAAGTGCAGCCTGGGTCAGTCGTGCAAGGCAGCGGCCGACTGCGGCAGCAACGTGTGCACCACGAGTCAGTGCAAGTGTCCGGCGGGAATGGCGCTGGTCGCTGCTACCGGAGGAGGTTCCTACTGCATCGACCAGCTGGAGGTATCCTACGAGCAGTACGAGACCTTCTGGCAGGCGGGGCCGACCTTCAACTTGCCGGCTTGCAGCTGGAACACGAGCTACACGCCGACCAGCAACTGGCCCGCGTCCAGCTTCAACAAGAAGAAGCCGGTTCGCAACGTGGATTGGTGTGACGCCTGGGCGTACTGCCAGTGGGCCGGCAAGCGACTCTGCGGGAAGCAGAACGGCGGGGCAGTTGCTTACGGTGATTTCGCGAGCGCTGCGCAAAGTCAGTGGATGAACGCCTGCACGGCTGGCGTGAACACCTATCCGTACGGGAGCGCCTTCGTCGCGGGGAACTGCGTGGGTCAAGGCTATGCCTTCCCCGACGCCGGAGTCGGACCTCAAGACGTGAACCGAAGTGCCAACAACTGCCTGGGCGCGGCGCCCGGCCTCTACGACATGAGCGGCAACGTCGCCGAGTGGGAAGACTCCTGCAACGGGACCACCGGGACTGGCGACGACTGCCGCGTGCGCGGCGGCTCCTACCCCGACGGCAGCGCGGCACTGGAGTGCAAGGCCGACCGCTCGCTCAAGCGCGACGCCAAGCTCGACGACGTCGGCTTCCGCTGCTGCTTCCCCTGA
- a CDS encoding alpha/beta hydrolase translates to MELTHHYARVNGVRLHWVEAGSGPPVILLHGFPETHRSWDLQLPFLVARGYRVIAPDLRGYGESARPAGGYDLDTLVADVVALCRHVSNGRVRLVGHDWGGAITWLVASRHPDLLERVVVIDCAHPILMERALRSNPRQLAKSWYMFFFQLPLVPELWLSSRGAKNLAGMFRGTPGAERAPREVVNASRAAVGRISSLGPPLAYYRSALRGAARALWRGERHELPRIDVPVTLLWGEHDACFVLELAEAHRRLAPELSLHILRGAGHFAHQEVPEQVDALLAEALGDPAPGVAARSRG, encoded by the coding sequence GTGGAACTCACGCACCACTACGCCCGAGTGAACGGCGTCCGGCTCCACTGGGTGGAGGCCGGCTCGGGACCGCCCGTCATCCTGCTGCACGGCTTCCCGGAGACGCACCGTTCGTGGGACCTCCAGCTCCCCTTCTTGGTCGCGCGCGGCTACCGGGTGATCGCTCCGGACCTCCGCGGCTACGGCGAGAGCGCGCGCCCGGCCGGCGGGTACGACCTCGACACGCTGGTCGCCGACGTGGTCGCGTTGTGCCGCCACGTGAGCAACGGACGGGTGCGCCTCGTCGGCCACGACTGGGGCGGCGCCATCACCTGGCTGGTCGCGTCGCGACACCCGGACCTGCTCGAGCGGGTGGTCGTCATCGACTGCGCCCACCCGATCTTGATGGAGCGCGCGCTTCGCTCGAACCCGCGGCAGCTCGCGAAGAGCTGGTACATGTTCTTCTTCCAGCTGCCGCTGGTCCCCGAGCTCTGGCTCTCGTCCCGCGGCGCCAAGAACCTGGCGGGGATGTTCCGCGGCACCCCCGGCGCCGAGCGTGCGCCGCGCGAAGTGGTGAACGCCTCGCGGGCAGCGGTCGGACGCATCTCTTCCCTCGGGCCGCCGCTCGCCTACTACCGGAGCGCGCTCCGCGGCGCGGCGCGCGCGCTCTGGCGCGGCGAACGCCACGAGCTGCCGCGCATCGACGTTCCTGTGACGCTGCTCTGGGGCGAGCACGACGCTTGCTTCGTGCTCGAGCTGGCGGAGGCGCACCGTCGCCTCGCTCCAGAGCTCTCGCTGCACATCCTGCGCGGTGCCGGACACTTCGCGCATCAAGAAGTGCCCGAGCAGGTCGACGCGCTCCTCGCCGAAGCGCTCGGCGACCCAGCGCCCGGCGTTGCGGCTCGCTCGCGAGGGTGA